In Mycobacterium sp. Aquia_213, the sequence TGTCGCGCTGGCCACGGCCGGAAACCTGGGATTGTTGACCGAGCCTCAGGTGATCGGAACCCAGCGCGAGCGGCTGGGCAACGCCATCTACGGCCAGTACGGCCAGGACTTCACCAGTTCCGACGGGGCGAGGTTCATGGTTGTCCTCTTGACTCCCAGGCACTTTCGCGACATGGTCGACGTGACCGGAACCGGGTCCGCGGTAGCCGCGCTGGCCGAGGCACTAGGCGCGGACTTCAACGTCGAAGGCGACCGGTACCGATACCGTGACGTGTTGTCCGGCTTGTTCGCCACCTGGTTCGCCGATCACCCGGCCGAACAGGTCACCGCGGCGCTGTCGGAAACCACCGTGTTGTTCGAGCGATACCGCACCTTCGCGCAGGTCGCCGAAGACCCGAAAGTGACTGAAAACCCACTGTTTTCCCCGCTGAACCAACCGGGTGTCGGCGAATATCTGGCCACTGGCTTGCCGGCCGCGTTCGACGGGGTCCACGCCCGCAGCCAGCCCGCGCCCACGCTGGGGCAGGACACCGCCGATGTCCTCGGCCATCACCTGGGCTTGACGCCCGCCGACATCGAGCGGCTCACCAGCGCCAAAACGATCGCCGGAAGGGACCGCCCATGACCAAACTCGCCCAAACCCTCGGACTGACCGAGATCCAAACCGAAATCATCGCTACGGTACGGCAATTCGTGGAGAAGGAAGTCATACCGCACGCCGCCGAACTCGAACGCGGCGACACCTACCCGCAGGAGATCGTCGATCAGATGCGGGACATGGGCCTGTTCGGGCTGATGATCCCACCAGAGTACGGCGGGCTGGGGGAGTCGCTGCTGACCTATGCGCTGTGCGTCGAGGAGCTGGCGCGCGGCTGGATGAGCGTATCCGGGGTGCTCAACACCCACTTCATCGTGGCGTACATGCTGCGTCAGCATGGCACCGACGAACAAAAGCAGCGATTCCTGCCCCGAATGGCAGCCGGCGAGACCCGCGGTGCCTTTTCGATGTCGGAGCCGGAGCTGGGTTCTGATGTGGCGGCGATCCGCACGCGGGCGCGGAGCAACTCCGACGGCACCTACACCATCGATGGTCAGAAAATGTGGCTGACCAACGGCGCCACCTCCACGCTGGTGGCGGTGCTGGTGCGCACGGACGAGGGCTCGGACAAACCGCACCGCAACCTGACCGCGTTCCTGGTCGAGAAGCCGGTCGGGTTCGGCGAAGTCGTTGCAGGCCTGCACATTCCGGGCAAGATCGACAAGCTGGGCTACAAGGGCATCGAAACAACGGAGATGATTTTCGACGGCTATCAGGCCAGCGCCGACGACATTCTCGGCGGCACCACCGGGCAGGGCTTCTTCCAGATGATGGACGGCATCGAAGTCGGCCGGGTCAACGTGTCGGCGCGCGCGTGTGGAGTCGGGATTCGTGCCTTCGAGCTTGCGGTGCGCTACGCGCAACAACGCGAGACGTTCGGCAAACCGATCGCCGAACACCAGGCCATCGCCTTCCAGCTGGCCGAGATGGCGACCAAAGTCGAAGCGGCACACCTGATGATGGTCAACGCCGCGCGCCTGAAGGATTCGGGCGAGCGCAACGACGTCGCCGCCGGGATGGCCAAATATCTATGCAGCGAGTACTGCAACGAGGTCACCCAGCAAAGCTTCCGGATCCACGGTGGCTACGGCTATTCCAAGGAATATGAGATCGAGCGGCTGATGCGCGACGCGCCGTTCCTGCTGATCGGTGAGGGAACCAGCGAAATCCAGAAGAACATCATCAGCAAGCGACTTCTCGCCGAGTACCGGGCGTAAGCAGATGAGCGTTCCGGATTTCGCTGCGCGGCCTCAACTTTCCGAGGACGTCGCGCGGATTATCCGTGGGCGGATATTCGATGGCGTCTATGCCGCCGGGTCTTACGTTCGGCTGGACCAACTCGCGGCCGAGTTGGGGATCAGTGTCACACCGGTTCGCGAGGCGCTGTTCGCGCTGCGCGCAGAAGGGCTGATCGCCCAACAGCCTCGTCGCGGCTTCGTGGTGTTGCCGGTCACCGGCCGGGACGTCACCGACGTCGCGAACGTGCAGGCACATGTGGGTGGGGAGCTGGCCGCGCGGGCCGCGGTCAACATCACCCACGATCAGCTGCATGAGCTCAAGGAACTCCAGGCCCAGCTGGAACAGGCCTATGCCGGCGATGACCACGAGCGGACGGTCCGGCTGAACCACGAGTTTCACCGGGCCATCAATGTCGCCGCGGACTCGCCAAAACTCGCTCAGCTGATGTCGCAGATCACCCGGTACGCTCCCGAATCGGTGTTCCCCTCGATCGAGGGCTGGCCGAGCCAGTCGATCAAGGACCATCGGGAGATCTTGACCGCGCTCGAGATTCACGACGACAAGCTTGCGCGGGCCGCGATGTCGGAACATCTTGCCGCCGGAGCGGTGCCGTTGATCGATCATCTCGTTGCCCGCGGAGTGGTGTCGGACGAGGACTGCGCGAGCGGCTGACCTCCTTAAGCGGAGCATGTGCATGTGCTTTGGGAGGTTGTTGCTGAGACCGTCAGGGAATAGGCTGCGGAAATGCCCCTCAGGTTCGCTCTGCGCGTGACGGCCGCATTCGTGACCTGTGCCGTCGTGGTCTCGTTGGCGCCGCCGGCCTTTGCTGACCTGCTCGACCCGATCCCCGGCAACGGTGTATTCGTCGTCGGGCCTGACATTGCACCGGGCCTCTACCGAACGGCCGGTTCGGCTTCGACCTTTGGGGTCTGGATCAACAATGTGCCGACCCAGGACTCGATGTGCGCGTGGTTTACCTACAGCACGCCCGATGCGAACAAGGAGCATGTGCTGCAGACGAATATCTCTGTCGGCCCGATGTTCGCGAACATCAACACGTCGGTGAAGGCGTTCGAGTCGCAGAACTGTCAACCCTGGACGCGGGTGCCTTAAGGCGCGCGATCCGCTTCGGCCAGCATCTCGCGCAATCGATGGATGTCGACCTTGCCGGTGCCGCCGCGTGGCACGCCGTCGTCGGAATCCAGCAACAGCCACACCGTCGGCACCTTGAAGGCGCTCAACACCGTCCGCGCCGAGTCACGCAACTGCTCGGCGGTCAACGCGCGCGTGCCACACACCACCGCCGCGCCCACCCGTTCACCCGCGGCGCCCGGCACATGGGTGACGAAGGCGTTGTCGATGCCGTCGACCGTGCGTAGCGCGCGCTCGACCTCGCTGGGGTAGACCGTCGCGCCGCTGACTTTGAACATGTCGTCGGATCGCCCGTGATAGAACAGGAATCCGTCCTCGTCGAGGTGGCCGAGGTCGCCGGTCGGATGGAAGCCGTCGGTGGTGAACAGCTCTTCGCGGCTGCGACCGCAAATGCCGCGCAATGTATGCGGTCCGCGGATCTGGATCATGCCGGCGGTTCCCGCCGCGACGGGCTCGCCGCTGTCGACGTCGACGATGCGAACTTCCATGCCTGCGAACGGTTTTCCGCAGCTGCCCCACGCCGTTGCGGGCATGTCGGTATCCGCGGGGTAGCCGCAGTACGGCCCGAATGCCTCGGTCATGCCGAACAGGGTGGCCCGGGCCCCGGGCCGGGCCCGTTGCTCGGGCGGCAACAGGGCATCCAGGCTGCCCGGTCGCAGCGCCGAGAGGTCGACGCCGGTCGAGCCCGCGTGCCGGGCCAGTGCCTCGGCCTGATCGGGCCAGCCGCGAAACAGGGTGACCCGTTCGCGTTCCAGCAGGCGCAAAGTCGTTTCGGGCCGCGGGATTTCCTCGGTCACCAGGGTGGCCCCGGCCAGCAGGGCGGACAGTATTCCGCTGCCGAAACCGCCGACCCAGAAGAACGGCATCGGCAGGTACAGCCGGGTTCCGGAGGTGATGCAACGCGCCGCAAGCCCCGACTGCACGGCGCCCAACGCGTTGCCGTGGGAGTGCACGACCCCCTTGGGTGTTCCGCTGCTGCCGGAGGTGAACATGATGACCAACGGGTCGGCGGCGGTGACCGTTGCGGTCATGGCGTCGATGATCTGCCGGGCTTGTTCACTCGCCGTGGCGTCATCGAGCTGTCCGATCGACCAAACCTGCCGTAGCGCGGGCAGTTCGGATTGCGGCACCGCCTGGAGGTCGTCGAGATAGCGATGGCCGCGGAATTCCTCGACGCTCACCAGAAACTGCACGGCCGCGACGCGCAGCTGCGCGACGAGTTCGCCGGCTTTCAGCAGCGTGCTCAACGGAACCAACACGGCGCCAATGCGGGTCAGTGCGATGGCGACCTGGACCCAGCGGGTGCTGTTGGGCATGATCAATCCGATCCGGGTGCCCTTGCCAACGCCGGCTTCGACGAATGCCGCGGCCAAATCGCGTGTGGTCGAATCGAGTTCGCGGTAGCTGACCCGAGACGTGGGATCGATCACCATCGGTGTGTCCCCGTCGTGGTCGGCCCGCAACCGCACCAGCTGGTCGATGGTGCTAGGCATCGAAAAGCTTCCTCAGCCGCCGGGTGTCGACCTTGCCGCTGGACATCAGCGGTATATCTGCGCGAGGCAGGGTGATGAACCGCTTGGGGATCTTGTACGCGGACAGTTCGGATTTGAGTCGTTCGCTCAACGCAGCGTCGTCGAATGCTGCGGCGCCGTCCGTGGAGACCACAACCGCGGCGACGAGTTGCCCGCGGCGCGGGTCGGGCAGGCCGATGACGTACGCCGGCGCTCCGCCGGTGACCTTGGTGATGGCCTTCTCCACTTCGGCGGCCGAGACATTGGCCCCGGCCGTTTTGATCATCGCGCTCAGCCGCCCGACGAAATAGACGAATCCGTCGGCATCCGTGCGCACCAAATCTCCGGTGTGCAACCAGCCGTCGGCGTCGAAGCACTCTTCCCGCGCACGCTTGTAATAGCCCTGCATCACATACGGT encodes:
- a CDS encoding CoA transferase translates to MSDVQPLSGLTVVEISSFVAAPLCGVTLNQLGAQVIRVDPIGGASDVKRWPLAADGTSIYWTGLNKGKRSASIDLRSADGQELVQRLVAEGDGIVVTNAVLPWLSHDVLAAKRSDVIHVQLLGRGDGSTGVDYTVNAAIGYPLVTGPASQAGPINHVLPAWDVCCGLYAALAVVSAVHRRERSGEGARITVALEDVALATAGNLGLLTEPQVIGTQRERLGNAIYGQYGQDFTSSDGARFMVVLLTPRHFRDMVDVTGTGSAVAALAEALGADFNVEGDRYRYRDVLSGLFATWFADHPAEQVTAALSETTVLFERYRTFAQVAEDPKVTENPLFSPLNQPGVGEYLATGLPAAFDGVHARSQPAPTLGQDTADVLGHHLGLTPADIERLTSAKTIAGRDRP
- a CDS encoding acyl-CoA dehydrogenase family protein is translated as MTKLAQTLGLTEIQTEIIATVRQFVEKEVIPHAAELERGDTYPQEIVDQMRDMGLFGLMIPPEYGGLGESLLTYALCVEELARGWMSVSGVLNTHFIVAYMLRQHGTDEQKQRFLPRMAAGETRGAFSMSEPELGSDVAAIRTRARSNSDGTYTIDGQKMWLTNGATSTLVAVLVRTDEGSDKPHRNLTAFLVEKPVGFGEVVAGLHIPGKIDKLGYKGIETTEMIFDGYQASADDILGGTTGQGFFQMMDGIEVGRVNVSARACGVGIRAFELAVRYAQQRETFGKPIAEHQAIAFQLAEMATKVEAAHLMMVNAARLKDSGERNDVAAGMAKYLCSEYCNEVTQQSFRIHGGYGYSKEYEIERLMRDAPFLLIGEGTSEIQKNIISKRLLAEYRA
- a CDS encoding GntR family transcriptional regulator — its product is MSVPDFAARPQLSEDVARIIRGRIFDGVYAAGSYVRLDQLAAELGISVTPVREALFALRAEGLIAQQPRRGFVVLPVTGRDVTDVANVQAHVGGELAARAAVNITHDQLHELKELQAQLEQAYAGDDHERTVRLNHEFHRAINVAADSPKLAQLMSQITRYAPESVFPSIEGWPSQSIKDHREILTALEIHDDKLARAAMSEHLAAGAVPLIDHLVARGVVSDEDCASG
- a CDS encoding class I adenylate-forming enzyme family protein, with amino-acid sequence MPSTIDQLVRLRADHDGDTPMVIDPTSRVSYRELDSTTRDLAAAFVEAGVGKGTRIGLIMPNSTRWVQVAIALTRIGAVLVPLSTLLKAGELVAQLRVAAVQFLVSVEEFRGHRYLDDLQAVPQSELPALRQVWSIGQLDDATASEQARQIIDAMTATVTAADPLVIMFTSGSSGTPKGVVHSHGNALGAVQSGLAARCITSGTRLYLPMPFFWVGGFGSGILSALLAGATLVTEEIPRPETTLRLLERERVTLFRGWPDQAEALARHAGSTGVDLSALRPGSLDALLPPEQRARPGARATLFGMTEAFGPYCGYPADTDMPATAWGSCGKPFAGMEVRIVDVDSGEPVAAGTAGMIQIRGPHTLRGICGRSREELFTTDGFHPTGDLGHLDEDGFLFYHGRSDDMFKVSGATVYPSEVERALRTVDGIDNAFVTHVPGAAGERVGAAVVCGTRALTAEQLRDSARTVLSAFKVPTVWLLLDSDDGVPRGGTGKVDIHRLREMLAEADRAP